One window from the genome of Pantoea cypripedii encodes:
- the rfaC gene encoding lipopolysaccharide heptosyltransferase RfaC, translating into MHVLIVKTSSMGDVLHSLPALTDAMQAIPGIRFDWVVEENFAQIPAWHPAVDKVLPVAIRRWRKHWFGSQQREERVLFKRELQTREYDVVIDAQGLIKSAALVTRLAKGVKHGQDSRSAREPFASWWYDKRHEINKQQHAVERTRELFAKSLGYEKPATQGDYAIAGHFLTELAEDAGQYLVFLHATTRDNKHWPEAHWRELIELVQPTGLRVKLPWGAEHEHQRAQRLVEGFEHAEVLPRLTLEQVARQLAGARAVVSVDTGLSHLTAALDRPNITLYGPTDPGLIGGYGKNQFSLKAEDNNLSSVLPAVVYTRLSELLQL; encoded by the coding sequence ATGCACGTCCTGATTGTTAAAACTTCCTCTATGGGCGATGTCCTGCACTCACTGCCTGCGTTGACCGATGCAATGCAGGCGATTCCTGGCATTCGTTTTGATTGGGTTGTGGAAGAAAATTTTGCCCAAATCCCGGCATGGCATCCGGCGGTGGATAAAGTGCTGCCGGTGGCGATTCGTCGCTGGCGTAAGCATTGGTTTGGCAGCCAGCAACGCGAAGAACGCGTTTTATTTAAGCGCGAGTTACAGACACGCGAGTATGACGTGGTGATTGACGCACAGGGGCTGATTAAAAGCGCTGCGCTGGTAACCCGTCTGGCGAAAGGGGTGAAACACGGGCAGGATAGCCGCAGTGCCCGCGAACCCTTTGCCAGCTGGTGGTACGACAAACGCCATGAAATCAACAAGCAGCAACATGCGGTCGAACGCACGCGTGAATTGTTCGCAAAAAGCCTCGGCTACGAAAAACCAGCCACTCAGGGTGATTATGCGATCGCGGGGCATTTTCTCACTGAGCTTGCGGAAGATGCCGGGCAATATCTGGTGTTTTTGCATGCGACAACGCGTGACAACAAACATTGGCCGGAAGCCCACTGGCGTGAACTGATTGAGTTAGTGCAGCCAACCGGGCTGCGTGTGAAGTTACCCTGGGGGGCTGAGCATGAACATCAGCGCGCTCAGCGCCTGGTGGAAGGGTTTGAGCATGCAGAGGTGTTGCCGCGTCTGACGCTGGAGCAGGTTGCCCGCCAGCTGGCTGGTGCGCGTGCTGTCGTGTCAGTGGATACGGGGTTGAGCCACCTGACGGCAGCGCTGGATCGTCCAAATATTACGTTGTACGGTCCGACAGATCCGGGTCTGATTGGTGGATATGGAAAGAATCAGTTTAGTTTGAAAGCTGAGGATAATAATTTGTCTTCGGTTTTACCTGCTGTAGTTTATACCAGGCTAAGCGAACTGCTCCAGTTATAA
- the rfaD gene encoding ADP-glyceromanno-heptose 6-epimerase → MIIVTGGAGMIGSNIVKALNDRGHTDILVVDNLKDGTKFVNLADLDISDYMDKEEFLSYIMSGEDLGPIEAVFHEGACSSTTEWDGKYMMDNNYQYSKDLLHFCLDRGIPFLYASSAATYGGRNDNFIEERQYEQPLNVYGYSKMLFDHYVRQILPEADSPVCGFRYFNVYGPREGHKGSMASVAFHLNTQISNGENPKLFEGSDDFRRDFIHVDDVAAVNLWCWENGISGIYNCGTGRAESFQEVADAVLKFHQQGEIEYIPFPDKLKGRYQAYTQADLTKLRAAGYDKPFKTVAVGVAEYMAWLNRNA, encoded by the coding sequence ATGATTATCGTAACAGGTGGCGCTGGCATGATTGGCAGCAACATCGTCAAGGCGTTGAACGATCGCGGTCATACCGACATTCTGGTCGTGGATAATCTGAAGGATGGCACCAAGTTCGTGAATCTGGCGGATCTGGACATCTCTGATTACATGGATAAAGAGGAATTCCTCAGCTACATCATGTCAGGTGAAGATCTGGGGCCGATCGAAGCGGTCTTCCACGAGGGTGCCTGTTCGTCGACCACGGAATGGGACGGCAAGTACATGATGGATAACAACTATCAGTATTCCAAAGATCTGCTGCATTTCTGCCTCGACCGTGGCATTCCGTTCCTGTATGCCTCTTCCGCAGCCACTTATGGCGGTCGCAACGACAACTTCATCGAAGAGCGTCAATACGAGCAGCCGCTGAATGTTTATGGCTACTCCAAAATGTTGTTTGACCATTATGTCCGTCAGATTCTGCCGGAAGCGGATTCGCCGGTGTGTGGTTTCCGTTACTTTAACGTCTACGGCCCGCGTGAAGGCCATAAAGGCAGCATGGCGAGTGTGGCTTTCCACCTCAACACGCAAATCAGCAATGGCGAGAACCCCAAGCTGTTCGAAGGCAGTGATGATTTCCGCCGCGACTTTATCCACGTTGATGACGTTGCTGCGGTAAATCTGTGGTGCTGGGAAAACGGTATCTCCGGCATTTACAACTGTGGTACCGGCCGCGCGGAATCTTTCCAGGAAGTGGCCGATGCGGTGCTGAAATTCCATCAGCAAGGCGAGATTGAATACATCCCGTTCCCGGACAAGCTGAAAGGCCGTTACCAGGCGTATACCCAGGCGGATCTGACGAAACTGCGCGCCGCAGGTTATGACAAACCGTTCAAAACCGTGGCCGTCGGTGTCGCGGAATATATGGCCTGGCTGAACCGTAACGCATAA
- a CDS encoding divergent polysaccharide deacetylase family protein, with product MFQPRKLPAALCGLFLSLSAHAGKLSIVIDDFGYRPVEENKVLQMPAAISVAVLPNATFARQMATKAHESGHEVLIHLPMAPLSKQPLEKDTLTPEMSSAEIARIIHDAVGKVPYAVGLNNHMGSKMTSSLPGMQKVMQVLNQYNFYFLDSMTIGNSQSIPAAQGTHVKVLKRRVFLDDSQNDAAIREQFTRAVKLAQRDGYAIAIGHPHPNTVRVLQQMLPTLPADITLVRPSQLLNEPLHQGSGPSKPQPEPVPHFRAPGVCKASKPLSPVPQSRAVSLIAESIQQSPFIRNLTNLF from the coding sequence TTGTTTCAACCTCGTAAACTCCCGGCCGCGTTATGTGGCCTGTTTTTGTCACTTTCCGCCCATGCGGGCAAACTCTCGATTGTGATTGACGACTTCGGCTATCGCCCGGTCGAAGAGAACAAAGTGTTGCAGATGCCCGCAGCCATCTCCGTTGCCGTATTGCCTAACGCCACCTTTGCCCGACAAATGGCCACCAAAGCGCATGAGAGTGGTCATGAAGTCCTTATCCATCTGCCAATGGCGCCTCTTAGCAAGCAGCCATTGGAGAAGGATACGCTTACACCAGAGATGTCCAGTGCCGAGATTGCACGCATTATCCACGATGCGGTTGGCAAGGTGCCGTATGCAGTGGGCCTGAATAACCACATGGGCAGCAAAATGACATCCAGCCTGCCGGGGATGCAGAAAGTGATGCAGGTACTGAATCAGTATAATTTCTACTTTCTCGACAGCATGACTATCGGCAACAGTCAGTCAATCCCGGCCGCCCAGGGAACACATGTTAAGGTATTGAAGCGGCGGGTTTTTCTCGATGACAGCCAGAATGATGCTGCCATTCGCGAACAATTTACCCGCGCGGTAAAACTGGCGCAGCGCGACGGCTATGCCATTGCCATCGGGCACCCCCATCCCAATACCGTGCGGGTGTTGCAGCAAATGCTGCCAACATTACCTGCTGATATCACCCTGGTGCGTCCCAGCCAGCTGCTGAATGAGCCACTGCATCAGGGATCCGGGCCGTCTAAACCGCAACCAGAGCCTGTGCCTCATTTCCGTGCACCAGGTGTATGCAAGGCCAGTAAACCGCTGTCACCCGTGCCGCAGAGCCGTGCTGTATCTCTGATCGCCGAGAGCATCCAGCAAAGTCCCTTCATCCGAAATCTGACAAATTTGTTCTGA
- the grxC gene encoding glutaredoxin 3, whose product MANVEIYTKTTCPYCHRAKALLNQKGVTFQEIPIDGDAVKREEMIQRSGRTTVPQIFIDAQHIGGCDDLFALDGRQGLDPLLQA is encoded by the coding sequence ATGGCTAATGTCGAGATTTACACCAAAACGACCTGTCCTTATTGCCACCGGGCGAAGGCGCTGCTTAATCAGAAAGGTGTGACGTTTCAGGAGATCCCTATCGATGGGGACGCGGTGAAACGTGAAGAGATGATTCAGCGTAGCGGCAGAACAACCGTTCCACAGATATTTATCGACGCGCAGCATATTGGCGGCTGCGATGATCTCTTTGCGCTGGATGGGCGCCAGGGACTTGATCCCTTATTACAGGCATAA
- the envC gene encoding murein hydrolase activator EnvC, protein MKGKAIVLPTRTCHNGPAHPLLTRWSTLSLSLLCAGALLLPPIAHGDDDSKTQLKSIQQNIAEKEKSVKAQKLQRSKLLDQLQSQEKVIAQASRQLRETRNSLSALNNDIAQLNASIARLEKQQAQQEKLLAQQLDAAFRQGQHNGLQLLLGGEEAQRSERILAYFGYLNAARQKNIDDLKQTQQQLAEQRQSLQDKQQQQKTLLAQQQTQQTKLESASAARKKTLTALESALEKDQADLVEMRENESRLQDKIAKAEREARERAEREAREAEKVRQRQAQAKAKGSSYQPTQSERELMARTGGLGRPGGQAVWPVHGRVEHRFGETMQGELRWKGLVIDAPEGTEVKAIADGRVLMADWLQGYGLVVVLEHGKGDMSLYGYNQSALVSVGAQVKAGQPIALVGTSGGRGTPSLYFEIRRQGQAVNPLPWLGR, encoded by the coding sequence ATGAAGGGAAAAGCGATTGTTTTACCAACAAGGACCTGTCACAACGGCCCAGCGCATCCGTTGTTAACACGCTGGTCCACACTCTCCCTCAGCCTGCTCTGCGCGGGCGCTCTGCTATTGCCGCCCATTGCCCACGGTGATGATGACAGCAAAACGCAGTTGAAATCCATTCAGCAAAATATCGCCGAAAAAGAGAAAAGTGTTAAGGCGCAAAAATTGCAGCGCAGTAAGCTGCTGGACCAGTTGCAAAGCCAGGAAAAGGTCATTGCTCAGGCCAGCCGCCAACTGCGTGAAACCCGCAATAGTCTGAGCGCCCTCAACAACGATATTGCCCAACTCAACGCCTCCATTGCCCGGCTCGAAAAACAGCAGGCACAGCAGGAAAAATTGCTGGCCCAGCAGCTTGATGCAGCCTTTCGTCAGGGTCAGCACAATGGTTTACAGCTGTTGCTGGGCGGTGAAGAAGCACAACGCAGCGAACGTATTTTGGCCTATTTCGGTTATCTGAATGCCGCGCGCCAGAAGAACATCGATGACCTGAAGCAAACGCAGCAACAGCTTGCTGAACAGCGTCAGTCGTTGCAGGACAAACAGCAGCAGCAAAAAACGCTGTTAGCACAGCAGCAGACGCAGCAGACCAAACTTGAGTCCGCCAGCGCAGCCCGCAAGAAAACCCTGACGGCACTGGAAAGCGCGCTGGAAAAAGACCAGGCTGACCTCGTAGAAATGCGCGAGAACGAAAGCCGTCTGCAGGATAAAATCGCCAAAGCGGAACGTGAAGCCCGGGAGAGAGCCGAACGTGAAGCCCGTGAGGCAGAGAAAGTGCGTCAGCGCCAGGCACAGGCGAAAGCCAAAGGATCGAGCTATCAGCCAACGCAAAGTGAGCGTGAGCTGATGGCCCGTACCGGGGGTCTGGGTCGTCCTGGCGGCCAGGCCGTCTGGCCAGTTCACGGACGTGTAGAGCATCGCTTTGGTGAAACCATGCAAGGCGAACTGCGCTGGAAAGGTCTGGTGATTGATGCGCCAGAAGGTACAGAAGTTAAAGCCATCGCCGATGGACGCGTACTGATGGCCGACTGGCTGCAAGGCTACGGTCTGGTTGTGGTGCTGGAACATGGTAAAGGCGATATGAGCCTTTACGGCTACAATCAAAGTGCGCTGGTGAGCGTCGGTGCCCAGGTGAAGGCGGGACAGCCTATCGCTCTGGTGGGCACCAGCGGCGGCCGCGGCACGCCCTCGCTCTATTTTGAAATCCGGCGTCAGGGACAAGCCGTCAACCCACTACCGTGGTTAGGAAGATAG
- the rfaF gene encoding ADP-heptose--LPS heptosyltransferase RfaF: MKILVIGPSWVGDMMMSQSLYRTLKAEHPEAVIDVMAPAWCRPLLSRMPEVNQALAMPLGHGALALGERRRLGKTLQASGYDRAYVLPNSFKSALVPFFAGIKRRIGWRGEMRYGVLNDVRVLDKAAFPLMVERYVALGYDKPVAAAQQLPQPLLWPQLRVEEEEKRMTAAQFALSADRPAIGFCPGAEFGPAKRWPHYHYAALAEQLIGEGYQVVLFGSAKDRETGDTIIQTLPEVARSHCKNLAGETQLEQAVILLANCAAVVSNDSGLMHIAAALNRPLVALYGPSSPDFTPPLSHQARVIRLITGYHKVRKGDAEQGYHQSLIDIQPARVHQELSALLNAAQE, from the coding sequence ATGAAAATTCTGGTTATTGGCCCGTCCTGGGTCGGCGATATGATGATGTCGCAAAGTCTCTATCGCACGCTCAAGGCTGAGCATCCTGAGGCGGTTATTGATGTAATGGCACCCGCCTGGTGCCGACCGCTGCTGTCACGTATGCCGGAAGTCAATCAGGCACTGGCGATGCCGCTCGGTCACGGCGCACTGGCGCTGGGTGAGCGACGTCGGCTGGGCAAAACCTTGCAGGCCAGTGGTTATGATCGCGCTTACGTGCTGCCGAACTCCTTTAAATCGGCACTGGTACCGTTCTTTGCCGGTATCAAACGCCGCATCGGCTGGCGTGGCGAGATGCGCTACGGTGTGCTGAATGATGTGCGCGTGCTGGATAAAGCCGCGTTTCCGCTGATGGTTGAGCGTTATGTGGCGCTGGGCTACGACAAACCCGTGGCTGCGGCGCAACAGTTGCCGCAACCCTTGTTGTGGCCGCAGCTCAGGGTGGAGGAAGAAGAGAAGCGCATGACGGCTGCACAATTTGCGCTCTCTGCCGATCGTCCGGCGATTGGTTTCTGCCCGGGTGCTGAGTTTGGTCCGGCAAAACGCTGGCCGCATTATCATTACGCTGCGCTGGCGGAACAGCTGATCGGTGAAGGTTATCAGGTGGTGTTGTTTGGTTCGGCCAAAGATCGCGAGACTGGCGATACCATTATTCAGACCCTGCCAGAAGTGGCTCGTTCGCACTGTAAAAACCTGGCGGGCGAAACTCAGCTGGAGCAGGCGGTCATTCTGCTGGCGAACTGTGCTGCGGTCGTCAGCAATGATTCCGGTTTGATGCATATTGCAGCGGCGCTTAACCGCCCGCTGGTCGCGTTGTATGGCCCCAGCAGCCCCGATTTCACCCCGCCACTGTCGCATCAGGCACGCGTTATTCGCCTGATCACGGGTTATCATAAGGTCCGCAAAGGCGATGCCGAACAGGGCTATCATCAAAGCCTGATCGACATTCAGCCCGCGCGCGTGCATCAGGAATTAAGCGCTTTGCTCAACGCGGCGCAGGAGTAA
- a CDS encoding glycine C-acetyltransferase produces MSDQFYSQIQQQLETTRQDGLFKQERTITSAQQPEISVADGQRVINFCANNYLGLANHPTLIQAAKEGMDSHGFGMASVRFICGTQDIHQQLEGKLADFLGMEAAILFSSCFDANGGLFETLLGAEDAIISDALNHASIIDGVRLCKAQRYRYANNDMNELRARLQEARDKGARHILIATDGVFSMDGVIANLQGICDLADEFDALVMVDDSHAVGFVGACGRGTHEYCHVMGRVDILTGTLGKALGGASGGYVAAKKEVVEWLRQRSRPYLFSNSLAPAIVAASLRVLEMLSEGDGLRQRLWENARYFREQMTAAGFTLAGADHAIIPVMLGDAKVAQEFASLLQREGIYVTGFFYPVVPKGQARIRTQISAGHTQAQLEQAVAAFTRIGQQLGVIA; encoded by the coding sequence ATGTCCGATCAATTTTATTCGCAAATCCAGCAGCAACTTGAGACAACGCGCCAGGATGGATTGTTCAAACAGGAACGCACCATTACCTCGGCACAGCAGCCTGAAATCAGCGTGGCTGATGGTCAGAGGGTCATCAATTTTTGCGCCAATAATTATCTGGGTCTGGCAAACCATCCAACGCTGATTCAGGCAGCCAAAGAAGGGATGGATTCCCACGGTTTCGGCATGGCCTCAGTGCGCTTCATCTGCGGTACCCAGGATATCCACCAGCAGCTGGAAGGCAAACTGGCGGACTTCCTCGGTATGGAAGCTGCCATTCTGTTCTCCTCCTGTTTTGATGCCAACGGTGGTCTGTTTGAAACTCTGCTGGGTGCGGAAGATGCCATCATCTCTGATGCGCTCAATCATGCTTCGATCATTGATGGCGTTCGTCTGTGCAAAGCGCAGCGTTATCGCTATGCCAATAACGATATGAACGAACTGCGCGCGCGGCTCCAGGAAGCACGGGATAAAGGCGCGCGCCATATCCTGATCGCCACCGATGGCGTGTTTTCCATGGATGGTGTGATTGCCAACCTGCAGGGGATTTGCGACCTGGCGGATGAGTTTGATGCGCTGGTGATGGTCGATGATTCACACGCCGTCGGTTTTGTCGGTGCCTGTGGGCGTGGCACCCATGAGTATTGCCACGTGATGGGCCGCGTCGACATTCTGACCGGCACCCTGGGCAAAGCGCTGGGCGGCGCATCTGGCGGTTATGTCGCGGCGAAAAAAGAGGTGGTGGAGTGGCTGCGTCAGCGTTCACGTCCTTACCTGTTTTCCAACTCACTGGCCCCGGCGATAGTGGCCGCTTCGCTGCGGGTGCTGGAAATGCTGAGTGAAGGCGATGGCCTGCGCCAGCGTCTGTGGGAAAACGCGCGCTACTTCCGCGAACAAATGACCGCCGCCGGATTTACCCTGGCGGGTGCCGATCACGCCATCATTCCGGTGATGCTTGGCGATGCGAAGGTGGCACAGGAGTTTGCCAGCCTGTTGCAACGCGAAGGCATTTACGTGACTGGCTTCTTCTACCCGGTGGTGCCCAAAGGCCAGGCACGTATTCGCACCCAGATTTCTGCCGGCCATACCCAGGCACAGCTGGAGCAGGCGGTAGCAGCCTTTACCCGTATTGGTCAGCAGCTGGGCGTCATCGCCTGA
- a CDS encoding glycosyltransferase family 2 protein yields MNSKVLSIVVTAHNLEGHIKKTLESILLAADNKVSSCELILIDDASVDGTSNILREFADKNENAFYFRTEFKNIGKVRNFAIDKCQSEYITMVDGDDLVYEKSLAQLIDFLENNDVDILISPLYEIKGEIPLLDNWQWKSPQKILQEVAIEEFLIHKKFQGHFIGKIVKKSLFRNSHFPEFYCYEDIALIPEILHKAESIYFCEWPFYIYIKQPHSLSSALSAEKLELKAKALLMMDAELGSEWRHLTASHVVQLLYKHKNKLSKVAQDAMYAILQKTSTSKFFLSSSVRLSVKKKYILLKFK; encoded by the coding sequence ATGAACAGTAAGGTTTTATCAATTGTTGTCACAGCCCATAATCTGGAAGGGCATATTAAGAAAACTCTGGAAAGTATACTTCTGGCGGCTGACAACAAAGTATCTTCTTGTGAGTTGATCCTTATTGATGATGCCTCAGTCGATGGAACCAGCAATATCCTTCGTGAATTTGCGGATAAAAACGAGAACGCTTTCTATTTCCGTACAGAATTCAAAAACATCGGTAAAGTCAGAAACTTCGCCATTGATAAATGCCAAAGTGAATACATTACCATGGTCGATGGTGATGATCTGGTTTATGAAAAATCGCTGGCCCAACTGATAGATTTTCTCGAAAACAACGATGTTGATATTCTGATCTCTCCACTTTATGAAATAAAAGGTGAGATTCCACTGCTTGATAACTGGCAATGGAAGAGCCCGCAGAAGATCCTCCAGGAAGTTGCCATTGAAGAGTTTCTTATCCATAAGAAATTCCAGGGGCATTTTATTGGAAAAATAGTCAAAAAGTCTTTATTCAGAAATTCACACTTTCCTGAATTTTACTGCTATGAAGATATTGCTCTTATTCCGGAAATATTGCATAAAGCAGAGAGCATCTATTTTTGTGAGTGGCCGTTCTACATCTATATTAAGCAACCTCATAGTCTTTCCAGTGCCTTATCAGCAGAAAAGCTTGAACTGAAAGCTAAGGCGTTATTAATGATGGATGCTGAGTTAGGCAGTGAATGGCGTCATCTTACTGCCAGCCACGTGGTTCAATTATTATATAAACATAAAAATAAGTTATCAAAAGTAGCACAGGATGCGATGTACGCTATTCTGCAAAAAACATCGACATCAAAGTTCTTCCTTAGCTCCAGCGTAAGATTAAGTGTGAAGAAAAAATATATTTTACTTAAGTTTAAATAG
- the secB gene encoding protein-export chaperone SecB, with protein sequence MSEHSTNEMQFQIQRVYTKDVSFEAPNAPQVFQKEWEPEVKLDLDTASSQLADEVYEVVLRVTVTASVGEETAFLCEVQQAGIFTISGIEGTQMAHCLGAYCPNILFPYARECITSLVSRGTFPQLNLAPVNFDALFMNYLQQQQGEGDAPHQDA encoded by the coding sequence ATGTCAGAACATAGCACCAACGAAATGCAGTTCCAGATTCAACGTGTTTACACCAAAGACGTCTCTTTCGAAGCGCCGAACGCGCCGCAGGTTTTCCAGAAAGAGTGGGAACCGGAAGTGAAGCTGGATCTGGACACTGCGTCCTCTCAGCTGGCTGATGAAGTCTATGAAGTGGTGCTGCGTGTTACCGTAACAGCCAGCGTCGGTGAAGAAACGGCGTTCCTGTGTGAAGTTCAGCAGGCCGGTATTTTCACTATCAGCGGTATCGAAGGCACCCAGATGGCACATTGCCTTGGTGCGTACTGCCCGAACATTCTGTTCCCGTATGCGCGCGAATGCATTACCAGCCTGGTGTCTCGCGGTACTTTCCCGCAGCTTAACCTGGCACCGGTCAACTTTGATGCGCTGTTCATGAACTATCTGCAACAGCAGCAGGGTGAAGGCGACGCGCCACATCAGGATGCCTGA
- the gpsA gene encoding NAD(P)H-dependent glycerol-3-phosphate dehydrogenase, with product MTTLNASISVIGAGSYGTALAITLARNGHPVLLWGHNPQSVAQLQSDRCNTAFLPDVPFPDNLVPEADLAQVVNASRDLLVVVPSHVFGDVLLQLKPHLRSDSRIVWATKGLEKETGRLLQDVAREILGDTIPLAVISGPTFAKELAAGMPTAIALASTDAQFADDLQQKLHCGKSFRVYNNPDFIGVQLGGAVKNVIAIGAGISDGIGFGANARTALITRGLAEMSRLGAALGADPTTFMGMAGLGDLVLTCTDNQSRNRRFGMMLGQGESVDEAQRIIGQVVEGYRNTKEVRALAARVGVEMPITEQIYQVLYCEKSAREAALSLLGRARKDENSQS from the coding sequence ATGACTACACTCAACGCTTCGATTAGCGTCATCGGTGCCGGCTCGTACGGCACCGCATTGGCCATCACGCTGGCCCGCAATGGTCACCCGGTTTTACTCTGGGGCCACAACCCGCAAAGCGTAGCGCAACTCCAGTCTGACCGCTGTAACACCGCTTTTCTGCCCGATGTTCCCTTCCCCGATAACCTCGTTCCAGAAGCCGATTTAGCACAGGTGGTCAACGCCAGTCGTGATCTGTTGGTGGTGGTTCCGAGTCATGTCTTCGGTGATGTCCTGCTACAGCTGAAGCCGCATCTGCGGAGCGATTCGCGTATCGTGTGGGCGACGAAAGGTCTGGAAAAAGAAACCGGGCGACTGCTGCAGGATGTGGCACGTGAAATCCTCGGTGATACCATCCCGTTAGCCGTGATTTCTGGGCCGACTTTCGCTAAAGAGCTGGCGGCAGGTATGCCAACGGCGATTGCACTGGCATCGACCGATGCGCAGTTTGCTGATGATCTTCAGCAGAAGTTGCACTGTGGGAAAAGTTTCCGTGTGTATAACAACCCGGACTTTATTGGCGTGCAGCTGGGTGGCGCGGTGAAAAACGTTATTGCGATCGGTGCCGGAATTTCTGATGGCATCGGTTTTGGCGCAAATGCGCGTACCGCACTGATTACCCGCGGCCTGGCCGAAATGAGCCGACTTGGCGCAGCGCTGGGGGCCGATCCTACCACCTTTATGGGGATGGCCGGTCTGGGAGATCTGGTGCTGACTTGTACCGATAATCAGTCTCGTAACCGTCGTTTCGGCATGATGCTGGGGCAGGGCGAGAGCGTCGATGAGGCGCAACGCATTATCGGACAAGTTGTAGAAGGCTACAGAAATACCAAAGAAGTCAGAGCGTTGGCCGCTCGCGTTGGCGTGGAAATGCCAATAACCGAGCAAATTTATCAGGTATTATATTGCGAAAAATCGGCGCGAGAGGCAGCATTGAGTTTACTCGGCCGTGCAAGGAAGGACGAAAACAGCCAAAGCTGA
- a CDS encoding rhodanese-like domain-containing protein, with translation MQEIMQFASNHPILSLAWVVLLVLVIVTTVKGMFSKVKTISRGEATRLINKEDAVVVDVRSRDDYRKGHISGALNVAAADIKKGSFGELEKHKSQPIIVVCATGQSAGEPAAQLSAAGFTQVSVLKDGVSGWSGENLPLVRGK, from the coding sequence ATGCAAGAAATTATGCAGTTTGCAAGCAATCACCCCATCCTCAGTCTGGCATGGGTTGTCTTACTCGTTCTGGTGATTGTAACCACCGTTAAAGGAATGTTCTCGAAGGTAAAAACAATTAGTCGCGGTGAAGCAACCCGCCTGATTAATAAAGAGGACGCGGTGGTGGTAGACGTTCGTTCGCGTGACGACTATCGCAAAGGACACATTTCTGGGGCGCTGAATGTAGCGGCGGCAGACATCAAAAAAGGCAGCTTTGGCGAACTGGAAAAGCATAAGTCTCAGCCCATAATTGTGGTATGTGCCACCGGGCAGAGCGCTGGCGAACCGGCAGCCCAACTGAGCGCCGCTGGTTTCACGCAGGTTTCGGTTCTGAAAGATGGCGTGAGTGGCTGGAGCGGTGAAAACCTGCCGCTGGTGCGTGGTAAATAA
- a CDS encoding glycosyltransferase family 9 protein: MRKIWKTKLLDKAIVIHNLVKRHQVETSVDLSALRPAHILIFSTTALGDFLFNTPAIRAVRQRYPDAIITLVAHQKFAEFLQEGDDWDNLVFWNNKAITIPGLLKQLKSFPKAELALLLHSHEPYDYLSAIMAGAKYIIKDNYKDNVPLRDKWLIDYIIAFKGHIIERKLQLVQALGCDVSDIEMKLPLRVAEKQVLSSPTIGLQLGASTPERCWAPENFATMTHQLLDHYTNLSFMLIGGPGDKGRAESFINLIPEQYHDRILNRVGETSLPELCTLINDFDLLVTGDTGPLHIAVTVKTPTLGLFVTANPYATGALQNPELHHMIYIGRQKSQDHLAHIMDVIKPERVAEQVERILSKIRPGMPLAEKPHE; the protein is encoded by the coding sequence ATGCGTAAGATCTGGAAAACCAAGCTGTTGGATAAGGCGATTGTTATTCACAATTTAGTGAAGCGGCATCAGGTTGAAACATCCGTCGATCTTTCAGCATTGCGTCCAGCGCACATTCTCATTTTCTCGACTACCGCACTGGGCGACTTTCTTTTTAACACCCCAGCGATTCGTGCCGTTCGCCAACGCTATCCTGACGCAATCATTACACTCGTTGCCCATCAGAAATTCGCTGAGTTTCTCCAGGAAGGTGATGACTGGGATAATCTGGTGTTCTGGAACAATAAAGCCATAACCATTCCCGGCTTGCTGAAGCAATTAAAATCGTTCCCAAAAGCTGAGCTGGCTTTATTGCTGCATTCGCATGAGCCTTATGATTATTTATCCGCGATCATGGCTGGAGCAAAATACATTATCAAGGATAACTATAAGGACAATGTACCACTGCGCGATAAATGGCTTATTGATTACATTATTGCATTCAAAGGTCATATTATTGAGCGTAAACTTCAATTAGTTCAGGCTTTGGGCTGTGACGTTTCCGATATAGAAATGAAACTCCCCCTTCGGGTCGCAGAAAAACAGGTGCTCTCTTCACCAACGATAGGTTTGCAGCTTGGTGCTTCAACGCCGGAACGTTGCTGGGCACCAGAAAATTTTGCCACCATGACTCATCAGCTTCTTGATCATTATACGAATTTGTCTTTTATGTTGATCGGCGGTCCCGGTGATAAAGGCAGAGCTGAATCCTTTATCAATCTTATCCCTGAGCAATATCATGATCGCATTCTTAATCGGGTCGGTGAGACTTCTCTACCCGAATTATGCACACTGATTAATGATTTTGATCTGTTGGTGACCGGCGACACCGGCCCTTTGCACATCGCCGTCACTGTAAAAACCCCGACCTTAGGATTATTCGTCACGGCGAACCCTTATGCTACCGGTGCGCTGCAAAACCCCGAGTTGCACCATATGATTTATATCGGGCGTCAGAAATCACAGGATCATCTGGCGCACATCATGGATGTCATTAAACCCGAGAGAGTTGCTGAGCAGGTAGAACGAATTCTCAGCAAAATTCGTCCCGGAATGCCACTGGCGGAAAAACCTCACGAATAA